The Xanthomonas sontii genomic sequence AGCATCGGCGAATCGGCATGGTCGCGCGGCGAGGGGTCGATCAGCGCCGGCAGCAGCAGGCGCGTGGTCAGCGCCGCCACCAGCAGGCCGGCGATGGTGAACACCGCCAGCTGGCGCAGGCCGTCCACGCCGGAGAACAGGAAGGTGACGTAGGCGATGCAGGTGGAGACCACGCCGGTGGCCAGCGTCGGCCACAGATGACGCGCGTTCTCGCGTGGATCCAGGCCCGGGCGCTGATGGCTGAACAGATGGATCGGGTAGTCCTGGACCACGCCGATCAGGGTGAAGCCGAACGCCACGGTGATCCCGTGCACGCCATCGAACAGCAGCGCCACCGCGCCCAGCCCGGCCAGGCCGGCGCTGGCCAGCGGCAGCACGCCCAGCACCGGGATCTTCCAGCTGCGGTAGGCGACCAGCAGCAGCACGATCAGCCCCACCGTATCCAGGGTGCCGATCCACTGCGCCTCGTTCTGGGTGCGCCCGCCGATCTCCACCGAGAACGCGCCAGGACCGGTCAGCGTCAGCGTGCTGCCGGTGCCGGCGCTGACCTTGGCGAAGGCGGCATGGATCGCATCCACCGCGCGCTGCTGGCCGGTGGGGTCGAAGCCGGCCGCGCGGGTCTGCGCCACCAGCAGCGCGTCCTTGCCGGCGCGGTCGAACCACACCCCGTCGCGCTGCTGCGGGCCGCCGGCCGGCTGCAGGCTCTCGGCCAGGTGCAGCACTTCCAGGGTGGGATCGCGCGGCAGCAGCGGCTCCACCATCGCCGCCGCCGGCGAGCCCAGGTCCTGCAGCCGCGCCTGCAGCGCATCGCGCAGGGTCGGCGCATCCAGCGGTTTGGCGTCGAAGCTGTCGCTGAGCAGATAGCGGTACGGCAGCAGGCGCGGCGGGATCGCGTCCAGGCCGGCGTCGGCGCCGTTGGCGACCAGTTCGAACACGTCGCGCTGCGCGGCCAGTTCGGCATGCAGCGCCTGCGATTGCTTGGCCAGCGTGGCCGGATCGGCCCCGGACAGCGACATCAGCAGCAGCCGCGAGCCAGGGCCTTCGCCGAGTTCGTCGAGCAGGAGTTTCTGCGCGGGAGTGCGGGCTTCCGGCATGAACTTGCGCAGATCACCGGACACCTGCAGTGCGTTGCCCAGCCAGATCCCGGCCACGGTCAGCAGCGCCAGCCACAGCAAGGCCAGCGAGATGCGCATCTTCGAACTGAGTTGGCGTGTCACGACAGCCGCTCCCCAAACGCCCACTCGTTCAGACCCGGGGCCGCGGGCGCGGCATCGGGCATGACTGACCGCCGCCTGCTACCGCGGGCCGGC encodes the following:
- a CDS encoding MMPL family transporter is translated as MRISLALLWLALLTVAGIWLGNALQVSGDLRKFMPEARTPAQKLLLDELGEGPGSRLLLMSLSGADPATLAKQSQALHAELAAQRDVFELVANGADAGLDAIPPRLLPYRYLLSDSFDAKPLDAPTLRDALQARLQDLGSPAAAMVEPLLPRDPTLEVLHLAESLQPAGGPQQRDGVWFDRAGKDALLVAQTRAAGFDPTGQQRAVDAIHAAFAKVSAGTGSTLTLTGPGAFSVEIGGRTQNEAQWIGTLDTVGLIVLLLVAYRSWKIPVLGVLPLASAGLAGLGAVALLFDGVHGITVAFGFTLIGVVQDYPIHLFSHQRPGLDPRENARHLWPTLATGVVSTCIAYVTFLFSGVDGLRQLAVFTIAGLLVAALTTRLLLPALIDPSPRDHADSPMLERLWRGIARLPRPRWSLLPLALLAAAVIVFAPGPFWQNDLSKLTPVPADGLARDAHLRQELGAPDVRYVLALPAASAEAALAASERLRPRLDALVAQGELAGYDMAARYLPSAATQRRRQAALPDPAQAQAITAAAVAATPFRADAFAPFLADLQAARSAPLLTARDLHGTPLATPVGGLLLERADRTTALVSLTGLRDPAQLARAVQGSGAQLLDLKDASESLVAAYRGRVLAALGVAAVLLALTVAIALRTPRRIVRVLLPMALTTLLILAILRGCGVELNLFHLIALILAAGLGLDYALFFDHAGDDRADQLRTLHALIVCSLMTLLVFALLAASSIPVLRAIGSTVALGVLFNFVLALLISRETASEAQENRHAH